Within the Thermostichus lividus PCC 6715 genome, the region TACATGACATCAACGTGTTGATAGGCACGGCGGCGATCGCACAGGTCTTGGAGGGTGTGCGTTGCCAGAATGGCATTGGCAGCATTGCAGGCCTCTAGCCACACCGAACGGATGAGGTTACGGGCAAGATCATCCTTGTCTGGACGCTTTTCCGCCAGTTTAGAATCAATCCCCTCAATACAGTTGAGTACCTCTAAAATTGAGATTTGCCATGGCGGTTTAGCCAGTAAATAGCCCCCCCTTGCCCCGCGTTGGCTACGAACTAATCCTTTACGCCGTAGGGTGGCCATCAGTTGTTCAAGATAGCGATCGGGAATCATGTGCAGGGCAGCAATTTGGCGGATTTGTAATGGCTCTCCTTGATCGTAAGCCGCCGACATTTCTAGTAAGGCAAGGAGTGCATACTCACTTTTGGCAGACAGTTCCACAGGAAAGTTGGACTCGCACGACACAATCAAGAGCAGTGTTGCCTAGTGGCTAGTATATCCTACTTCTTGATCGGAATTAGGGAGATTACAACCTGTTACACAGCGCTGTACTGGCGGCCTCGCCACTGTTTGGGGCGCTGCCCAGAGGAGAGGCTAATGCGCCAAACCGCAAGGAAATCAGCAAAAGGCGACAGCCAAAAGAACGCGGATCCTTGTCTGTGGTGCCAATCATACACCGGCGCGATCGCCACCATCATCGCCATGCGAATCAGCAGCAGCCCCCCGTTCAAGAGCATGGCCAGTTGCAGAGGCAACAGAGGGGGAGCCGCTGTTAACCCCGCAAGGGTCAGCAAGAATAGGGGCAACGGCAATCCTTGTACCGCCCAGAGAAAATAGACATCCCCCCATACTTGGGCTACGGGAGTTGCATCCTTCAAATCCAGCGATCGCCCCCACTCCCGCCAAGTTTCCGCCATCCCCTCGTACATCCGCACCTTGAGCAGCCGTGAACCATCTCGAAAGCCAACCCGCGCCCCCCGTGCCGCCGCAGTGCGCACCAAGGTCACATCATCGCAAAACGAGGAACGTGCCGCACTGTAGCCTTGCAGTTGCTCGAGAAGAGACCGGCGAATCAGCAAACACTGGCCATTGGCAAGAATGCGCTCCGGCTGGGACTCTACCACCCGCGCTGCCCCAAAGCGGTAGATGAGCGTTATCAGTAGCGCCGGTTGCAGCCACCATTCTCCCGCCGACTTGAGGATAAACTGCGGCGAGAGAGAGACCACATCCAAGCCATCCGCTGCTGCTGTGTGCAACAGACTGGCCACTAAACCGGGCTGAGGTTGCGTATCGGCATCAATCCCCAAAATCCACTGGCTCTGAGGATGAGCGCGACAAAAGCCGGTGTGCAATGCCCAAGGCCGCCCCACCCATCCCTTCGGAAGCGGCGGATCAAACTCTAGGCGCAGGCGCGGATCTCGCTGCTGTGCTGCTCGCACCATATCGGCCGTGCCATCGCGGGAGTGACTATCCACAATC harbors:
- a CDS encoding RrF2 family transcriptional regulator, yielding MELSAKSEYALLALLEMSAAYDQGEPLQIRQIAALHMIPDRYLEQLMATLRRKGLVRSQRGARGGYLLAKPPWQISILEVLNCIEGIDSKLAEKRPDKDDLARNLIRSVWLEACNAANAILATHTLQDLCDRRRAYQHVDVMYYI
- the cruG gene encoding 2'-O-glycosyltransferase CruG — its product is MSALTVGLGAIATVAIALQAPWVAILLARLWAGLKRPQPLQPQPSCLANLGTVTIVVPTLNEAQRLQPCLEGLMRQGYEVREILIVDSHSRDGTADMVRAAQQRDPRLRLEFDPPLPKGWVGRPWALHTGFCRAHPQSQWILGIDADTQPQPGLVASLLHTAAADGLDVVSLSPQFILKSAGEWWLQPALLITLIYRFGAARVVESQPERILANGQCLLIRRSLLEQLQGYSAARSSFCDDVTLVRTAAARGARVGFRDGSRLLKVRMYEGMAETWREWGRSLDLKDATPVAQVWGDVYFLWAVQGLPLPLFLLTLAGLTAAPPLLPLQLAMLLNGGLLLIRMAMMVAIAPVYDWHHRQGSAFFWLSPFADFLAVWRISLSSGQRPKQWRGRQYSAV